A region from the Kribbella shirazensis genome encodes:
- a CDS encoding AraC family transcriptional regulator, which produces MIDEVLPADGLLFTRRDQVEVMTVAHRHRGVEFNLVAGGTATYLLDRRRYHLAPGALVWLFPGQDHLLVDASPAYRDWLCVFDPAVLGIDNPSEWIKPFYIPDPPGLFARRLGVDQAGWLDTLFRQAAAPGHPELELAARRHAILAAWQAFHAAPAATPTTVVHPAVAEAAGLLREQPSVSTLPELARAVGLSPHHLSRLFAQQMGTSITRFRNEQRFRRFLDVYGTGHGVTMVDAALLAGFGSYPQFHRIVRSITGTNPADYLSNHPRSASPVHPNA; this is translated from the coding sequence ATGATCGACGAGGTGCTACCTGCCGACGGGCTGTTGTTCACCCGTCGCGATCAGGTCGAGGTGATGACGGTCGCGCACCGGCATCGCGGTGTTGAGTTCAATCTGGTCGCCGGCGGCACCGCGACGTACCTCCTCGACCGCCGTCGCTACCACCTGGCGCCTGGCGCCCTCGTGTGGCTGTTTCCGGGCCAGGATCACCTGCTCGTCGACGCCTCCCCGGCCTACCGGGACTGGCTCTGCGTCTTCGATCCCGCGGTGCTCGGCATCGACAACCCGAGCGAATGGATCAAGCCGTTCTACATTCCTGATCCGCCGGGCCTGTTCGCCCGCCGCTTGGGAGTCGACCAGGCCGGATGGCTGGACACACTCTTCCGGCAGGCGGCAGCTCCCGGCCACCCCGAGCTGGAACTCGCCGCCCGGCGCCACGCGATCCTCGCCGCCTGGCAGGCATTCCACGCTGCGCCGGCAGCCACGCCGACAACCGTCGTACACCCAGCCGTGGCAGAGGCTGCCGGACTGCTGCGGGAGCAGCCGTCCGTGTCGACGCTGCCCGAACTGGCGCGGGCGGTAGGCCTGAGCCCGCACCATCTCAGCCGTCTCTTCGCGCAGCAGATGGGGACGAGCATCACGCGCTTCCGCAACGAACAACGCTTCCGCCGCTTCCTGGACGTCTACGGCACCGGTCACGGCGTGACCATGGTCGATGCCGCGCTCCTGGCCGGCTTCGGAAGCTACCCCCAGTTCCACCGCATCGTCCGCTCGATCACCGGAACGAACCCAGCTGACTACCTCAGCAACCACCCGCGCTCGGCCTCACCCGTTCATCCGAACGCCTAG
- a CDS encoding phytanoyl-CoA dioxygenase family protein codes for MATPTELDDYLFDLRGYLVLEQALEPDLVDKLNTALDNFPELEPQAWAGNVHRVDDNPGNAGVELQNIVEGGPEFERLIDHPSWLAHVRRYCGEQDSYVEGLFIDECFATIRQDGGFFPVHSGGYRGAVRGQYRYKDGVFRCGQVNILMALTDIGPGDGGTLVIPGSHKSNMNHPQFEQYKSWDTTMDTMPGVVEMHLKKGDALLFCDGLSHGASTRTNPGERRALIYRYGPSWATTRWGYSYSDELLARVTPQQRAILQPVAPRRPGPQ; via the coding sequence ATGGCGACACCGACCGAACTGGACGACTACCTGTTCGACCTTCGCGGCTACCTGGTTCTCGAGCAGGCACTCGAACCCGATCTCGTCGACAAGCTCAACACGGCACTGGACAACTTCCCGGAGCTCGAGCCGCAGGCCTGGGCGGGCAACGTGCACCGCGTCGACGACAACCCGGGCAACGCCGGCGTCGAGCTCCAGAACATCGTCGAAGGCGGACCGGAATTCGAGCGGCTGATCGACCACCCGTCCTGGCTCGCTCATGTACGGCGTTACTGCGGTGAGCAGGACAGCTACGTCGAGGGCCTGTTCATCGACGAGTGCTTCGCGACGATCCGCCAGGACGGCGGCTTCTTCCCGGTGCACTCCGGCGGCTACCGCGGCGCCGTACGGGGACAGTACCGCTACAAGGACGGCGTCTTCCGCTGCGGCCAGGTCAACATCCTGATGGCCCTGACCGACATCGGCCCCGGCGACGGCGGCACGCTGGTGATCCCAGGCAGCCACAAGTCGAACATGAACCACCCGCAGTTCGAGCAGTACAAGAGCTGGGACACGACGATGGACACCATGCCCGGCGTGGTGGAGATGCACCTCAAGAAGGGCGACGCCCTGCTGTTCTGCGACGGCCTGTCCCACGGCGCATCCACCCGCACCAATCCCGGTGAGCGCCGTGCCCTCATCTACCGTTACGGCCCGTCGTGGGCGACCACCCGCTGGGGCTACAGCTACTCCGACGAACTCCTGGCCCGTGTAACCCCGCAGCAGAGGGCCATCCTGCAGCCGGTCGCGCCACGACGCCCAGGCCCACAGTGA
- a CDS encoding FAD-dependent oxidoreductase, which yields MRSTSESSPSALDASTDRERLLVAPAVDRRTFRSLRYDADLVIVGGGLAGTCAAITAARAGVHVILVHDRPVLGGNSSSEVRLWVLGATAHMSNNNRWAREGGVVDEILVENTYRNPDGNPLIFDTVLLEKATAEPNLTVLLNTALVDVEMADGSGSRIERVSAFCSQNSTRYDIGGSLFLDSSGDGALAFLAGAAFRMGAESSSEFGEKFAPSDDYGHLLGHSIYFYSKDVGHPVRFTPPAFALSDLDSIPRARNFNTSEDGCRLWWIEWGGRLDTVHETETIKWRLWQVVYGVWNHLKNSGEFPDAENLTLEWVGTIPGKRESRRFEGLYMLRQDDVFGQTQHPDAVAYGGWSIDLHPADGVFSEKPGCNQLHSRGTYQIPYRCLVSRDVDNLFLAGRVMSASHVAFGSTRVMGTSAHCAQAVAVAAALCLRDGRLPGDLLEPGAMAELQRELLRRGQHIPQHALRDGDDLVGRARVSASSALALGSLPDNGSAVPLAEDRGQLLPLPAGPVPQLGLRLDVSEPTVLRVELRQGRRPDDYTPDQVLSGKEIRLDAGDDQLVKIDFDADLAEAGYATICLLANDQVAVRVSDQLVTGLVPLRHRRDQPEDPGTGCPGFEFWSPIRRPDGRNLALTLDPPVRVGDPSAVSNGVDRPTDATNAWIAEFDDPRPSLTLRWDDPIDLGRIELAFDTDFDHAMESVLYGQPEDAMPHCVRDFRVLSGERVLAEVHDHHQSRWALTLDEVVSTDELTIEVDAVNGAAPAAIFSVRCYSDQDARILRRGGDGRP from the coding sequence ATGCGCAGTACAAGCGAGTCTTCGCCGTCCGCTCTCGACGCGTCTACGGACCGGGAGAGGCTTCTCGTCGCGCCGGCCGTGGATCGGCGTACCTTCCGGAGCCTGCGATACGACGCCGACCTGGTGATCGTCGGGGGTGGCCTGGCCGGCACCTGCGCCGCGATCACGGCGGCCCGCGCAGGAGTCCACGTGATCCTCGTCCACGACCGGCCGGTACTCGGCGGCAACTCGTCGTCGGAGGTGCGGCTGTGGGTCCTCGGAGCCACCGCGCACATGAGCAACAACAACCGGTGGGCACGTGAGGGCGGTGTCGTGGACGAGATCCTCGTCGAGAACACCTACCGCAACCCAGACGGCAACCCGCTGATCTTCGACACCGTGCTGCTGGAGAAGGCGACCGCCGAGCCGAATCTCACCGTGCTCCTGAACACGGCCCTTGTCGACGTGGAGATGGCCGACGGATCCGGCAGCCGGATCGAACGTGTCTCAGCGTTCTGCAGCCAGAACTCGACCAGGTACGACATCGGCGGAAGCCTGTTCCTGGATTCCAGTGGTGACGGCGCGCTGGCCTTCCTGGCCGGTGCGGCGTTCCGGATGGGGGCCGAGTCGAGCTCGGAGTTCGGTGAGAAGTTCGCCCCGTCCGACGACTACGGCCATCTCCTCGGCCACTCGATCTACTTCTACAGCAAGGATGTCGGCCACCCGGTACGGTTCACCCCGCCGGCCTTCGCGCTGTCCGACCTCGACTCGATCCCGCGGGCGCGCAACTTCAACACCAGTGAAGACGGTTGCCGGCTCTGGTGGATCGAGTGGGGCGGACGCCTCGACACCGTCCACGAGACCGAGACGATCAAGTGGCGGCTGTGGCAGGTGGTGTACGGCGTCTGGAACCACCTGAAGAACTCCGGAGAGTTCCCCGACGCCGAGAACCTGACGCTGGAGTGGGTCGGGACCATCCCTGGCAAGCGGGAGAGCCGACGGTTCGAGGGCCTCTACATGCTCCGTCAGGACGACGTGTTCGGCCAGACCCAGCATCCCGACGCCGTTGCCTACGGCGGCTGGTCGATCGACCTGCATCCGGCCGACGGGGTCTTCAGCGAGAAGCCTGGCTGCAACCAACTGCACAGCCGCGGGACCTACCAGATCCCGTATCGCTGCCTGGTCAGCCGGGACGTGGACAACCTGTTCCTGGCCGGCCGGGTGATGAGCGCCAGCCACGTCGCCTTCGGATCCACCCGGGTGATGGGTACCTCGGCGCACTGTGCTCAGGCCGTTGCGGTGGCCGCGGCTCTGTGTTTGCGCGACGGTCGCCTGCCGGGCGACCTCCTCGAGCCAGGGGCGATGGCCGAGCTGCAGCGTGAACTCCTGCGTCGTGGGCAGCACATTCCGCAGCACGCCCTCCGAGACGGCGACGACTTGGTGGGGAGGGCACGGGTGTCTGCGAGCTCGGCGCTCGCGCTCGGATCCTTGCCGGACAACGGATCCGCTGTACCTCTGGCCGAGGACCGCGGTCAGCTGCTCCCGCTGCCTGCCGGCCCGGTACCCCAGCTCGGCCTGCGGCTCGACGTGTCCGAGCCGACCGTCCTGAGAGTGGAGCTCCGCCAGGGCCGGCGCCCGGACGACTACACGCCGGATCAGGTGCTCTCCGGGAAAGAGATCCGGTTGGACGCCGGCGACGACCAGTTGGTCAAGATCGACTTCGACGCCGATCTCGCCGAGGCGGGCTACGCCACAATCTGCCTGCTCGCCAACGACCAGGTTGCGGTCCGGGTCTCCGACCAACTCGTCACCGGCCTCGTTCCGCTCCGTCACCGCCGCGACCAACCCGAGGATCCCGGCACCGGATGCCCGGGCTTCGAGTTCTGGTCCCCGATCAGGCGTCCCGACGGTCGGAACCTTGCGCTGACCCTCGATCCGCCCGTCCGGGTGGGTGATCCGTCTGCTGTCTCCAACGGCGTCGACCGCCCCACAGACGCGACCAATGCCTGGATCGCTGAGTTCGACGACCCACGTCCTAGCCTGACCCTGCGTTGGGACGACCCGATCGACCTCGGCCGCATCGAGCTCGCGTTCGACACCGACTTCGACCACGCAATGGAATCGGTCCTCTACGGCCAGCCGGAAGACGCCATGCCCCACTGTGTCCGGGACTTCCGGGTCCTGTCGGGCGAACGAGTACTGGCCGAGGTGCACGATCACCACCAGAGCCGCTGGGCTCTCACGCTCGACGAAGTGGTCAGCACCGATGAGCTCACCATCGAGGTCGACGCGGTGAACGGCGCCGCGCCGGCCGCGATCTTCTCGGTCCGCTGCTATTCCGACCAGGACGCTCGGATCCTTCGTCGTGGCGGGGATGGACGGCCGTGA
- a CDS encoding helix-turn-helix domain-containing protein, producing MTDADAAATSSTAGPGPELRLPGAGSNQALARGLHILRMLVDEGEPMTATEVARRIGIHQSSASRILATLSEVGYVRKHHGRFAPDYGVLALSSATARLPLIKRPSAVFEQLTTEHRDITMTMCMLWRDELLYLLRQTSGSEPLAFWTGTFPINVSAPGLRLLVDLPDEEALHILRVARQRTGWGGRPELVPPTEEGLLAKARATVADDVLIMPNWVVEGRTSGAIPLVTPEPHPVALAIVDDAGALGPDRLAVLLHQARRLVEQSFTT from the coding sequence GTGACCGACGCCGATGCCGCCGCGACGTCGAGCACGGCTGGACCGGGTCCGGAGCTCCGCCTGCCAGGAGCCGGCAGCAACCAGGCTCTGGCCCGAGGACTGCACATCCTGCGGATGCTCGTCGACGAGGGTGAACCGATGACGGCCACGGAGGTGGCCCGCCGGATCGGGATCCACCAGAGCTCGGCCTCCCGGATCCTGGCCACGCTGAGCGAGGTGGGCTACGTCCGCAAACACCACGGCCGTTTCGCCCCCGACTACGGTGTGCTCGCACTCAGTTCGGCGACCGCCCGCCTGCCGTTGATCAAACGACCCAGCGCAGTCTTCGAGCAGCTCACGACGGAACATCGTGACATCACCATGACGATGTGCATGCTGTGGCGTGACGAACTGCTCTACCTCCTGCGGCAGACCAGCGGCTCCGAACCGCTAGCGTTCTGGACCGGCACGTTCCCGATCAACGTCTCCGCGCCCGGTCTGCGGCTCCTGGTCGACCTGCCGGACGAGGAGGCGCTGCACATTCTGCGCGTCGCACGCCAGCGCACCGGCTGGGGCGGCCGTCCAGAACTCGTTCCACCGACCGAGGAAGGCCTGCTCGCCAAGGCACGCGCCACCGTCGCCGACGACGTTCTGATCATGCCGAACTGGGTCGTCGAGGGCCGCACGAGCGGGGCGATCCCTCTGGTCACCCCCGAACCCCATCCGGTGGCGCTGGCGATCGTCGACGACGCCGGCGCCCTCGGACCCGACAGGCTCGCGGTGCTCCTGCACCAGGCACGACGGCTCGTCGAGCAATCCTTCACCACCTGA
- a CDS encoding ABC transporter substrate-binding protein, whose amino-acid sequence MTGSRTITRRSLLGVAASASLATLTGCNLGAGGGKSAGGGGGVTLNVWGGVPNESGPDDMCKAFMAEHPGTTVTYTRYVNDDQGNLKLDTSLSGGVPIDLYFSYGPVPMFKRSTAGLALDLTDKIKAESDFAALTADAKPLSNYVLDGKLYGLPAARAPQQVYINKAMMDAAGIKLGKTWTVDEFVEVARELTKPGVFGTLTAPVLARPALGPNYLYADGGKRSNFGNPWFAKELELALQLQKAKVAMDRQTIIAEKLQTFSQNPFIAGRVAMLIQSGQIIRSINDTKGYPHEFATYCMPVPVPAGTEGWNTGQIGDQISISPKSKSPDQAWELAKFWARNAGKYMTKGGRLPLLSGESTPDQILEQLLGPQRDTLYDVKSWKSTLFESGLKLPVDTIFTAGTEISTIHQKLTDETLLGDRTVASWVTEATRQSDAAIAKAGK is encoded by the coding sequence ATGACCGGATCGCGAACGATCACCCGCCGTTCCCTGCTAGGCGTCGCGGCCTCCGCGAGCCTCGCCACCCTGACCGGATGCAACCTCGGCGCCGGCGGCGGCAAGTCCGCAGGAGGAGGCGGCGGCGTCACCCTGAACGTGTGGGGTGGCGTGCCGAACGAGTCCGGGCCCGATGACATGTGCAAGGCGTTCATGGCCGAGCATCCCGGCACCACCGTCACGTACACCCGCTACGTCAACGACGACCAGGGCAACCTCAAGCTGGACACGTCGCTCAGCGGCGGCGTACCGATCGACCTGTACTTCTCGTACGGCCCGGTTCCGATGTTCAAGCGCAGTACCGCCGGCCTCGCGCTGGACCTGACCGACAAGATCAAGGCCGAAAGCGACTTCGCCGCACTCACCGCGGACGCCAAGCCACTGTCCAACTACGTCCTGGACGGCAAGCTCTACGGACTGCCGGCAGCCCGCGCGCCGCAGCAGGTCTACATCAACAAGGCAATGATGGACGCCGCCGGCATCAAGCTGGGCAAGACCTGGACAGTCGACGAGTTCGTCGAGGTGGCTCGCGAGCTGACCAAGCCAGGTGTCTTCGGCACCTTGACCGCACCAGTCCTGGCCAGGCCGGCGCTCGGGCCGAACTACCTGTATGCCGACGGCGGCAAACGGTCGAACTTCGGAAACCCCTGGTTCGCCAAAGAGCTCGAGCTCGCGCTCCAGTTGCAGAAGGCCAAGGTCGCGATGGACCGCCAGACAATCATCGCCGAGAAGCTGCAGACGTTCAGCCAGAACCCGTTCATCGCGGGACGCGTCGCGATGCTGATCCAGTCCGGGCAGATCATCCGGTCGATCAACGATACGAAGGGGTACCCGCACGAGTTCGCCACCTACTGCATGCCGGTCCCCGTTCCGGCCGGTACCGAAGGCTGGAACACCGGCCAGATCGGCGACCAGATCTCGATCAGCCCGAAGTCGAAGTCCCCGGACCAGGCGTGGGAGCTGGCGAAGTTCTGGGCCCGCAACGCCGGAAAGTACATGACCAAGGGCGGTCGCCTGCCGCTGCTCAGCGGCGAGTCCACCCCCGACCAGATCCTCGAGCAACTGCTCGGGCCCCAGCGCGACACGCTGTACGACGTCAAGTCCTGGAAGTCCACGCTGTTCGAGAGCGGTCTCAAGCTACCTGTCGACACGATCTTCACCGCGGGCACCGAGATTTCGACCATCCACCAGAAGCTGACCGACGAGACCCTGCTCGGTGACCGCACCGTCGCGTCCTGGGTCACCGAGGCAACCCGCCAGAGCGACGCCGCGATCGCCAAGGCAGGCAAATGA
- a CDS encoding carbohydrate ABC transporter permease has protein sequence MSAAVLAAPVSRQARRGPGGASARAGWLFILPNLVGFLAFTLVPLVSGIGISFTDWNVVSGLDGIRFVGLDNFAALIRDTGFWQAVGRTVLYAGVGVPLTMTGGLIIALCLNGPVFGRSALRVIFFIPHIVSSIAIGFVWLLLLHPSNGLVNLALQAIGVADPPSWLVSQDWSLVSLILITSWAGMGFHAVIFLSALQALPEDLYEAAELDGAGRWRQFTTITWPSLMPTTTFLAIMSMIGHSQGFGLIAFLTQGGPGDSSTTLSYLMYQNGFQYYRFGYAAAIGMMSFIGVLLLSAFFWRFQRGRGMYS, from the coding sequence ATGAGCGCCGCAGTCCTCGCCGCGCCGGTCAGCCGTCAGGCACGACGCGGGCCTGGTGGCGCGTCGGCCAGGGCCGGCTGGTTGTTCATCCTGCCCAATCTGGTCGGCTTCCTGGCGTTCACCCTGGTGCCGTTGGTGTCCGGGATCGGCATCTCCTTCACCGACTGGAACGTGGTCTCGGGGCTGGACGGGATCCGGTTCGTCGGGCTCGACAACTTCGCCGCCCTGATCCGGGACACCGGGTTCTGGCAGGCAGTCGGCCGTACGGTGCTGTACGCCGGCGTCGGCGTTCCACTGACGATGACCGGCGGGTTGATCATCGCGCTCTGCCTGAACGGCCCGGTGTTCGGGCGCTCGGCGCTGCGGGTGATCTTCTTCATCCCGCATATCGTGAGCTCGATCGCGATCGGCTTCGTGTGGTTGCTGCTGCTCCATCCGAGCAACGGCCTGGTCAACCTGGCGTTGCAGGCGATCGGCGTCGCCGACCCGCCGAGCTGGCTGGTCTCCCAGGACTGGAGCCTGGTCTCCTTGATCCTGATCACCTCCTGGGCGGGGATGGGGTTCCACGCCGTCATCTTCCTGTCTGCCCTGCAGGCATTGCCGGAGGACCTCTACGAGGCGGCTGAGCTGGACGGGGCGGGACGCTGGCGCCAATTCACCACGATCACCTGGCCGTCGCTGATGCCGACCACAACCTTCCTGGCGATCATGTCGATGATCGGTCATTCGCAGGGCTTCGGCCTGATCGCCTTCCTCACCCAAGGCGGCCCGGGCGACTCCTCCACCACGTTGTCGTACCTGATGTACCAGAACGGCTTCCAGTACTACCGCTTCGGCTACGCGGCAGCGATCGGCATGATGAGCTTCATCGGCGTACTGCTGCTGAGCGCGTTCTTCTGGCGCTTCCAGCGCGGACGGGGGATGTACTCATGA
- a CDS encoding carbohydrate ABC transporter permease, producing MTTVAVRQVRQVSRSRRSSARAGYVVKSVLLWTFALLFVLPFVWMLSSSLKRNLDVFAIPVRWIPDPVQWQNYVEVWTSGAVTMAVFFANSLTVSLIGVVGDLTTSAMAGYAFARLTFRGRDKVFLLYVATAIVPMQLLLIPRFMFFQQLGLYNTLWALILPGIFTVFGTFLVRQAFLAVPQELGEAARIDGAGEWRVFSRVYLPQIRSTLAALAIISFVGSWNDYEGPLIMLSNQNLYTVPIGLTRFVDADGGLSAGLAMAGSASSVIPILIIFLAFQRQFVAALASSGLK from the coding sequence ATGACCACGGTCGCGGTCAGGCAAGTGCGACAGGTATCACGCAGCCGGCGTTCGTCCGCACGGGCCGGGTATGTCGTCAAATCCGTTCTGCTGTGGACGTTCGCGCTGCTGTTCGTACTGCCGTTCGTCTGGATGCTCTCGTCGTCGCTGAAACGCAACCTCGACGTGTTCGCCATCCCGGTGCGCTGGATCCCCGACCCGGTTCAGTGGCAGAACTACGTCGAGGTGTGGACGAGCGGGGCGGTGACGATGGCGGTGTTCTTCGCCAACTCGCTGACCGTCTCCCTGATCGGTGTGGTGGGTGACCTCACCACGTCGGCGATGGCCGGCTACGCCTTCGCCCGGCTGACCTTCCGAGGCCGGGACAAAGTCTTCCTGCTCTATGTGGCCACGGCGATCGTGCCGATGCAACTGCTGCTCATTCCCCGGTTCATGTTCTTCCAGCAGCTCGGGCTCTACAACACGCTCTGGGCGCTGATCCTGCCGGGAATCTTCACGGTCTTCGGCACCTTTCTGGTCCGGCAGGCGTTCCTCGCCGTGCCCCAAGAGCTGGGAGAGGCGGCGCGGATCGACGGCGCCGGCGAATGGCGGGTCTTCTCCCGGGTGTATCTGCCGCAGATCCGCTCGACCCTGGCCGCGCTGGCGATCATCAGCTTCGTCGGATCCTGGAACGACTACGAAGGACCGCTGATCATGCTGTCCAACCAGAACCTCTATACCGTCCCGATCGGGCTGACCCGGTTCGTCGACGCCGACGGCGGCCTGTCGGCCGGGCTGGCGATGGCCGGTTCGGCCTCCTCGGTCATCCCCATCCTGATCATCTTCCTGGCGTTCCAGCGCCAGTTCGTCGCCGCGCTGGCCAGCAGCGGTCTGAAGTGA
- a CDS encoding SGNH/GDSL hydrolase family protein — protein MERSVRPDHDALIWEGAIEVVHGPDGSRPWRLPYSKIELFPTESLRAHAAMCAGVRIVFDTDSTTVAGSAAAPVDQVLSPVDLVVDGGAAMSTRVDEDGRFQFSGLPAGRKRVELWLPQYGDFRLLSLGVDERSEIWRPEHPPRPRLLVYGSSITHCRDALSPTQTWPALLASEFGADLTCLGLDGQCHLDPMVARVLSARPAELIVACLGINVHGNGSYNSRSFLPTVLGFLSTLRDGHPDIPIVVLSPIVSPSRETKIGRADLTLADIRSDVHRAVQILQNVGDATLHAVDGRDILGPDHAHLLYDGIHPNAEGYKHMARQLITTLRTLNVINQPQPHPAAR, from the coding sequence ATGGAACGGTCTGTTCGCCCCGATCACGATGCTCTGATCTGGGAGGGAGCCATCGAGGTGGTCCATGGGCCCGATGGCTCCCGCCCGTGGCGGCTGCCGTACTCCAAGATCGAACTGTTCCCCACCGAGTCGCTACGGGCGCATGCGGCGATGTGCGCAGGTGTGCGGATCGTGTTCGACACCGACAGCACAACGGTCGCCGGCTCCGCGGCAGCGCCCGTCGACCAGGTCCTGAGCCCCGTCGATCTGGTGGTCGACGGCGGGGCTGCCATGTCGACCCGCGTGGACGAAGACGGCCGGTTCCAGTTCTCGGGACTGCCCGCGGGACGCAAGAGGGTGGAGCTCTGGCTGCCGCAGTACGGCGACTTCCGGCTGTTGAGTCTCGGAGTCGACGAACGCTCGGAAATCTGGCGGCCGGAGCATCCGCCACGTCCACGCCTGCTGGTCTACGGCAGCTCGATCACGCACTGCCGCGATGCACTCTCCCCGACGCAGACCTGGCCCGCCCTGCTGGCCTCGGAGTTCGGCGCGGACCTGACCTGCCTCGGCCTGGACGGGCAATGCCACCTGGATCCGATGGTGGCGAGGGTTCTGAGCGCCCGGCCGGCCGAGCTGATAGTGGCCTGTCTCGGAATCAATGTCCACGGCAACGGTTCGTACAACAGCCGATCATTCCTTCCCACCGTGCTCGGCTTCCTCAGCACACTGCGCGACGGGCACCCTGACATACCGATCGTCGTACTGTCCCCCATCGTCTCGCCGTCCCGCGAGACGAAGATCGGCCGCGCGGACCTCACCCTCGCGGACATCCGGTCCGACGTTCACCGTGCCGTCCAAATCCTCCAGAACGTAGGCGACGCCACCCTGCACGCAGTCGACGGCCGAGACATCCTCGGCCCTGACCACGCGCACCTCCTCTACGACGGCATCCACCCCAACGCCGAGGGCTACAAGCACATGGCGCGCCAACTGATCACAACCCTACGCACCCTCAACGTCATAAATCAGCCACAACCCCACCCCGCAGCACGCTGA